Within the Macaca nemestrina isolate mMacNem1 chromosome 5, mMacNem.hap1, whole genome shotgun sequence genome, the region GAGTGATAAATCGTCTAAAATGGCGTGGTTTGGAGATTGGCAGAACGTGACTAGCTAGGTGccctcctcccccgcccccaGCCAGGTTGCATTTGTGTTTGGGGGCACAATGGTGTTTGGGTGGCTCTCGGGTTTGTTGTCGAAGCTAGATTGTCTTCGAGATTTCTGAACTGGtggtgtgattgtgtgtgtggggtgggggagtcGGGAAAGGGGGGCGCAGTGGGGATGGTGGTGGAGAAAGGCGAGGAGGGAAGGGCTGTCTTATTGTATGCCGCGGCGGCGTTCCCTGGGTTCTTGGAAAGGTGGTTGGCTGGGGTTGGAGAGAAGGCTTCGATACCTTTTTATGGGGCTTTCCCACTGTCCTAAATCTTTATTCGTAGCTGTCTGTGGAATTACACacccatttgatttttaaatggtaTCTGTGGGGTGGGAACACTCGGAGGTCCTTTAAGAACCTTTCCAGATGGTCAAAAAGAGGCGGTTCGTGCGTTTGGGTCGGGATTGTTCTTGTGCGTGGCGCCTCGACCACCCGCGGGGGGCCGCCCGGCGCTGCCCGGACCCAGGCAGATAGCCACGGTTGGGTGGACCCGAGAGGTCGGCCATGGGTGGCTGCTTCGCAAACACTGGGCACCCACCACGCCTCTTTTCCTAGAGAAAAGATCGTGTCGCTTCGCCTGCTCTAACCTACCGGGGAAAGCGAAGTCAGCCAAGAGGCTTTAAACCcgttaaaaatgcaaaatgaaccGCCGAGGAGCGCCCAGGCTTCGCAGAATCACAGGGGAAGGTGGGCGTGGAAGCAGAGgcgagacctcagaaataatgggTTTCCCCCTGCCTTGTTGGTTTCAGACCGACCAAGAGGCCAGGAAGCCACCTGAGCTTTGTTTGCGGACTGCTGAGCTGCGCGATCCAGGCTCGGGGGCGCCTCGGCCTGCGGGCAGGGCCCGGCTGGGCAGGGCGGGGTGGCCCGGCGACTCCGCCCCTCCTCGCCTGCCTGCCCCCAGCGCGGCGCAGTGGAGGCACAGCGCCCCCTGCCGGTCCCAAGGCCCTGAGCGGGCGCAGGACCTCGAAGGGCCCCGTGCGGGGAGGGGCTCCTGGCTCGAGTGCTGTGGTCCCCCTGGGAATTCCTGGTATTTTGAAGAGGCCTTTATGTATTTAGGGCGAAAGAGGGATGTGAAACGTAGGCGCGGACCACCAGCTCTGGCTCTGTGCCTTCTTCCAAAGGGCGTTTGCTGTGTCAACTATTCCTTGGCACCTTTTTTCCCCTAAGCCCCCCATAAGGCGAGGGCTGGCATGGTTAGCCTTTGCTTGCTACGTTTCGGACTTCATCTTTAGGGCATTTGCTGAATGGCTGGCTGGTCACTGTTCCACTTGGGGGCTACAGTCGTGTTTTGGGAGGGGGGGTCTCCAGGCAGCGGTGCCCATTTCCTCGTTCGTGGGGCTCTCGTCTGGGCATCCACCCGCGCCTCCCCGTAACGGCGGGGGTGGGGTCTCGATGGCCACAGGGGCCTTAGCGGGAAGCGGGTCCCTCCCGGTCCAGGGCTGGGGGCGGGAATGGCGGCGCCCCGGCCGCTTCAGTGACGCTCCCGCTTTCTCTGCCCCTTAGGAGAATGGCCACGTGAAGGTAAACGGCGACGCTTCGCCCGCGGCCGCCGAGTCGGGCGCCAAGGAGGAGCTGCAAGCCAACGGCAGCGCCCCGGCCGCCGACAAGGAGGAGCCCGCGGCAGCCGGGAGTGGGGCGGCGTCGCCCTCCGCAGCCGAGAAAGATGAgccggccgccgccgcccccgaGGCCGGGGCCAGCCCGGTAGAGAAGGAGGCCCCCGCGGAGGGCGAGGCTGCCGAGCCCGGCTCGCCCACGGCCGCGGAGGGAGAGGCCGCGTCGGCCGCCTCCTCGACGTCTTCGCCCAAGGCCGAGGATGGGGCCACGCCCTCGCCCAGCAACGAGAccccgaaaaaaaaaaagaagcgcttttccttcaagaagtctttcaagCTGAGCGGCTTCTCCTTCAAGAAGAACAAGAAGGAGGCTGGAGAAGGCGGTGAGGCTGAGGCGCCCGCTGCCGAAGGCGGCAAGGACGAGGCCGCCGGGGGCGCCGCTGCGGCCGCCGCCGAGGCGGGCGCGGCCTCCGGGGAGCAGGCAGCGGCGCCGGGCGAGGAGGCGGCAGCTGGCGAGGAGGGGGCGGCGGGTGGCGACCCGCAGGAGGCCAAGCCCGAGGAGGCTGCTGTCGCGCCAGAGAAGCCACCCGCCAGCGACGAGACCAAGGCCGCGGAGGAGCCCAGCAAGGTAGAGGAGAAGAAGGCCGAGGAGGCCGGGGCCAGCGCCGCCGCCTGCGAGGCCCCCTCGGCCGCCGGGCCCGGCGCGCCCCCGGAGCAGGAGGCCGCCCCCGCAGAGGAGCCCGCGGTCGCCGCCGCCTCGTCAGCCTGCGCAGCCCCCTCACAGGAGGCCCAGCCCGAGTGCAGTCCGGAAGCCCCCCCAGCGGAGGCGGCAGAGTAAAAGAGCAAAAGCTTTTGTGAGATAATCGAAGAACTTTTCTCCCCTGTTTGTTTGTTGGAGTGGTGCCAGGTACTGGTTTTGGAGAACTTGTCTACAACCAGGGATTGATTTTAAagatgtctttttttattttactttttttaagcaccaaatttttttttctccccccccCCAACAGATCCCATCTCAAATCATTCTGTTAACCACCATTCCAACAGGTCGAGGAGAGCTTAAACACCTTCTTCCTCTGccttgtttctcttttgtttttttttattttttcgcATCAGTATTAATGTTTTTGCATACTTTGCATCTTTattcaaaaatgtaaactttCTTTGTCAATCTATGGACATGCCCATATATGAAGGAGATGGGTGGGTCAAAAAGGGATATCAAATGAAGTGATAGGGGTCACAATGGGGAAATTGAAGTGGTGCATAACATTGCCAAAATAATGTGCCACTAGAAATGGTGTAaaggctgtctttttttttttttttttttttaaagaaaagttattaCCATGTATTTTGTGAGGCAGGTTTACAACACTACAAGTCTTGActaagaaggaaagaggaaaaaagaaaaaacaccaatacccagatttaaaaaaaaaaaaacgatcaTAGTCTTAGGAGTTCATTTAAACCATAGGAACTTTTCACTTATCTCATGTTAGCTGTACCAGTCAGTGATTAAGTAGAACTACAAGTTGTATAGGCTTTATTGTTTATTGCTGGTTTATGACCTTAATAAAGTGTAATTATGTATTACCAGCAGGGTGTTTTTAACTGTGACTATTGTATAAAAACAAATCTTGATATCCAGAAGCACATGAAGTTTGCAACTTTCCACCCTGCCCATTTTTGTAAAACTGCAGTCATCTTGGaccttttaaaacacaaattttaaactCAACCAAGCTGTGATAAGTGGAATGGTTACTGTTTATACTGTGGTATGTTTTTGATTACAGCAGATAATGCTTTCTTTTCCAGTCGTCTttgagaataaaggaaaaaaaatcttcagatgcAATGGTTTTGTGTAGCATCTTGTCTATCATGTTTTGTAAATACTGGAGAAGCTTTGACCAATTTGACTTAGAGATGGAATGTAACTTTGCTTACAAAAATTGCTATTAAACTCCTGCTTAAGGTGTTCTAATTTTCTGTGAGCACACTAAAAGcgaaaaataaatgtgaataaaatgtacaaatttgttgtgtttttttatgTTCTAGTAATACTGAGACTTCTAGGTCTTAGGTTAATTTTTTGGAAGATCTTGCATGCCATCAAGAGTAAATTTTCTTGTGGTTCTTAATCTGAAgttttcaagctctgaaattcatAATCCGCAGTGTCAGATTACGTAGAGGAAGATCTTACAACATTCCATGTCAAATCTGTTACCATTTATTGGCATTTAGTTTTCATTTAGGAATTGAacgtaattatttttattgtagttaTATAGCATGTCAGATTAAATCATTTAGAACAAAAGGGGTGTGAACCTAAGACTATTTAAATGTCTTATGAGAAAATTTCATAAAGCCATTTTCTTGTAATTCAGGTccagaaacaaattttaaactgAGTGAGAGTCTATAGAATCCATAGTGCAGATGGGTCATGAAATGTGGCCAAATGTGTTTCAAAAATTGATGGTGTATTACCTGCTATTGTAATTGCTTAGTGCTTGGCTAATTTCCAAATTATTGCTTAATGTGTTATACCTTAAGAAAACAGGTTTATGTAACAAAGTAATGGTGTTGAATGGATGATGTCAGTTCATGGGCCTTTAGCGTAgttttaagccttttttttttttttttttttttttttgcaagtgtGTTAGCATCTTGTTACTCAAAGGATAAGATAGACAATAATACTTCACTGAATATTAATAATCTTTACTAGTTTACCTCCTCTGCCCTTTACCACCCGATAACTGGTTATCTTTTTCTTCACTGGACCCTAAACTGATTGAATTTTAAGATATGTATTAAAaaccattatttcatttaatgcaCATCTGTTTTGCTCTTTTTGAGCAGTGTGCAGTTCAGGGTTCATGATAAATCATTGAACCACATGTGTAACAACTGAATGCCAAATCTTAAACtcattagaaaaataacaaattagctTTTGACACGCACTCTTAATTGGAATAATGGATCAAAAATAGTGGTTCATGACCTTACCAAACACCCTTGCTACTAATAAAATCAAATAACACTTAGAAGGGTATGTATTTTTAGTTAGGGTTTCTTGATCTTGGAGGATGTTTGaaagttaaaaattgaatttGGTAACCAAAGGACTGATTTATGAGCCTTCTGTATCTTAACCAACTTTTTCTTAGTTACCTAGATGGCCAAGTACAGTGCCTGGTATGTAGTAGGACTCAGTAaaaaagtggatttttaaaaataactcccaAAGTGAATAGTCAAAAATCCTGTGTAGCAAACTGTTATATATTGCTAAGTTTGTTCTTTTAACAGCTGGAATTTATTAAGAtgcattattttgattttattcacTGCCTAAAACACTTTGGGTGGTATTGATGGAGTTGGTGGATTTTCCTCCAAGCGATTAAATGAAATTTGACGTATCTTTTCATCCAAAGTTTTGTACATCATGTTTTCTAacggaaaaaaaatgttaatatggCTTTTTTGTATTACTAAAAATAGCTTTGagattaaggaaaaataaataactcttGTACAGTTCAGTATTGTCTATTAAATCTGTATTGGCAGTATGTATAACGGCATTTGCTGTGGTTACAAAATACTTCCCCTGGGTTATAATAATCATTTGATCCAATTCCTATTGCttgtaaaataaagttttaccAGTTGATATAATCAAGCCTGctaaaataggatttttttttacaaattttatttttatttttattttattttttttttttttgagacggagtctcgctctgtcacccaggctggagtgcagtggccggatctcagctcactgcaagctccgcctcccgagtttagccattctcctgtctcagcctcccgagtagctgggactacaggcgcccaccacttcgcccggctagttttttgtattttttagtagagacggggtttcaccgtgttagccaggatggtctcgatctcctgacctcgtgatccgcccgtctcggcctcccaaagtgctgggattacaggcttgagccaccgcgcccggcctacaaattttatttttaaatgcaaatatttctagagaaaattttaaaatcttaggtGTTAAAGGTAAGCATTCAGTTTAAGAGATTTAAATGATATGCTTGGCATTATActtaacatataaaattatatccaCTGAAGGTGAGTTGTATGCCCCCAagccaattaaaaattttaatgatagAACTTGATAATATATTTGAGAAACAATGCAagtttttttatataaatataaacaatgtaACCTTGCAACTAAAGTTAAGGATTTGGGGTAAGGTACTTTTcacagccatatatatatataaaagtttatttatttataggcaggtgccttactatgttgcccaggctggtcttgaactctggcctcaaacgatcctcctgcctcagcctcccaaagttctaggattacaggtgtgagccaccatccatCCCTGGACATGCAGCCATATTTTTTAGATAGATGCCTGACTAGCAGTTGATAGGGGAGTATAGTTTAATGTAGCCTCAGTCAAgtttgagaaattttaaaagtacttaaGTGAGAGATCTATTAGCTTTTAACTTCCCTTTAATCATTCACTGcaaattgagcatttttttccccctccacaTCCTATGAAAGTAGTGTGCCACAcaggaattttaaaatgcttttaatcTGTAAATGTTCCAGTCCCTGTTGGGGATTCAAGTTCCAGcactctttttaaattatactcaAGAATGCTAttctgaaaatggaaaataaatacttttgaaaGGTTAGGTGTGAATTTCAACAGCTTTAGGATTTCCTAtatatttccaatattttaaaagtattcaatAGATATACTTGGGTGTAGTTCACTAAAACTGAtgagattgtctttttttttctattttatctttattctagTAATATGCCAGTCACTAATGAATTTATAAAAAGCAATCTTTTCAGTGTTACTTATTTACGTATGTTCTTCATTTAAGTTGTAGGTAGGTGAAACTGAGATCAATTTTTTGCCTGGAATTTATTCAACCCAAAAGATTTTCTGAAATTCCTCTTTCAGAAACATATGGAAATGTACTTATTATTTATAGTTACAGctcatatttaagaaaaaaatggtaatacGTAGTTTGATCTCTTTCTTACTTTGAGTGATAATGACTTATCATAAGCCATACCTTTTCTCAAAAGATGAGGATTTAGCATCATTTAGAAAAACTGTCTTCTGGATAATAGACATTTCTTGTTAAATTCTAAAAATACTTTGAATCTTAAAAGCATcaactaaatgaatgaataaacctCTCAAGACCACTGTAAGGGATGCCCCATATTTAGGTATATAAGTTGTGTTTcattcttagaaaattctttataGATTGATGTTGAAAATGtgaatgaaactttttttttaatttttgtttatgggaCTTGAAATTTGAATGTTCAAAAATAAACTGTGTATCTCTTTATAGAATTCTGGGGTAAttgtggtctcaaactccacaTTACAAAGTTAACGACCATCTAGTATCAAAATAtgagctttgcttttttttttttttttttttttgagacagggtctcactctgattgcccaggctggagtgcagttcactgcaacctcctgggttcaagcaattcttgtgccccagcctccctaatagctgggattacaggcatgcaccaccatgcccggctaatttttgtgttcttcgtagagacggggttttgccatgttggccaggctggtctcaaactcctggcctcaagcaatccgcctacctctgcctcccaaaattctgggattagaggcgtgagccgccgcgccaaGACAAAATAGCATTCTTTATAAGCATTTTGTTTCAGGTCCTTGATGGAGGCTAAATGAAGTTAAATACACAGCTAAGTGGCATAGTATGCCCCTGGAAAtacaagaagggaaaaaaagtaaaCCTTTTATAGCAATCAATTTAAATCTAAAGAATTTCATTTAAAGACTGTAATATTGAGAAAGCTAAATTAATGCTTGCATTGATTCTTTATAATGCTTACTAATGTGCAGTGTTGAAGTGCATTCAAGGAACAAGATACTCAGCAATCCACTTCTACAGTATTTTGCTTTCTCTGTAACAGGGtactctccctctcccctttttCCACCAGCTCAGTCCTCCAAACAGGAAATCCCGTCACCCCaaaatggtctcaaactccacaaaaaaaagtacaaaagtacTGCTTGAAGAAATGTTTGGAAGGATActtcaattataaaaataattattttgagattctatGTTGACCTTAATACTTTTACAGGAGACAATCAAAATTAAGGATGTGAAAAAGAGATCTAATTACAAGGAGTCTTGATAAAAACTTGACTCTCcaaaaagcttttttttcctatttcaatgccttaaattttttttaaaaaaactgatgtTTTCATTATTTGATTTCTTAGCAATTCTTAAAGATTACTTTGATGATTGTGGAAACTGTCATTCAGGGATATAGATGATAAGCCAAACTGCAAAGTTTTTAATCCTGTAGGTTTTGAGCCACTGTTGTGCTGCCAAATAACTATACTCATTTGATGATCATTTAAATCTACCTAATTAAACCTATATGGATTAATTGTACTAAAATGAAAATCTGGGTAAGATACAACCGAACCTGCCAAGAAATACAAGCAGTGGACGTTAATCATATTTTATGTTCCtgaagtaaaaaagtaaaaaattactgATGCTGAAATACTCGTAACTATAATTCCTCCTCTCAGCATCAACTTTTaagcaaaatgaaatatttatctttgtCATAAAAGTTAGCAGCTGCAAATATGTAAGTATTGcaaaaatttctagaaatatgTATAAGCCCAGTTCTAGTGTTTTGATAAAATTGGAGCATAAGACTTTTTCTAGTGTTTGTAAATGAAATATGagagtatctttttaaaattatttatttagttagttttgaaataaagtgtcactctatcacccaggctggagtgcagtggtgcaatcatggctcactgcagcctagacctctgagactcaagtgatcctcccaccgcagcatccagagtagctgggattgcaggtgtatgccaccatacccagctatttttttttttaatttttttgtagaaatggggtcttgaactcctggactcaagtgatcctcccacactggcctcccaaagtgttgggattacagatgtgaaccactgctccAGTCTGAGAATATCTAGTACCACTGGTAAAGGAAAAATGAGAGTATCTTTGTCAATTCCTATTATTATagcttctctttttccttggAAATGGTAAAAGGCAACAGAACTATCCATCACTTAGGATTtcaataaatataacaaatttcAGTGTCATTTGTTAAGTTAGCACTACATATTGTCTGCCTAAGAAGTAGGCACATGTTCTTTAGGTTTgaaatgtgggccgggcgcggtggctcaagcctgtaatcccagcactttgggagtccgagacgggcggatcacgaggtcaggagatcaagaccatcctggctaacacggtgaaaccccatctctactaaaaagtacaaaaaaaaactagccgggcgaggtggcgggcgcctgtagtcccagctactcgggaggctgaggcaggagaatggcgtaaacccgggaggcggagcttgcagtgagctgagatccggccactgcactccagcctgggcgacagagccagactccctctcaaaaaaaaaaaaaaaagaaatgtgaattaaGAACTGCATATAGCACTAGAATTCTGCTCCTAGGTTATTAAATGTGTGGtgcaaaaaggaaagagattatTGGAGAGAGTTATACATTGGAAGCCTAAGAAAGTCTTTGAAGCAAATCTTAGGTCAAATGACAGATAcctatatttttgaaaagttccatccaatagaaatataatgtgagcacataattttaaagttatttactAGCCATATTTTTTAAGTAAGAAGGAGCAGCTAAAATTAATAACCTATTTAGTATATCCAAactatcatttcaacatgtaatcaatacaaaaactagtaatgagatattttactttcttttttcttgctaagTCTTTGAAATTCAGTGTAATGTATACTTACAACACATCCCAGTTTGGATCAGCCACATTTCAAGCGTGTACTACTTGATGTGTGACTGCCATATTGGAGAAAATAGATCTATAGAATTAGTCTGAAAGTGAAGGAGTGGTTAGGATTGTTGGGCTATGGGCTTTGCAAAGTATAGCATGGTGATTAATGCCAGCAGCTTACACAGTTCAGCTTTTGAGCCAATATTGAAGGTAACCATTTTAAGCGGTTTATATGGCATTgatattacaaataaatacaGCAAGATTCTGCATGGACTTGTTATGAACTGAATTATGTCCCCACAAATTCCCACTAATACCTTaacccccagtatctcagaatgtgactgtatttggaaagaCAGCTTTaaaggtgattaagttaaaatcaGGCCATTAGAGTGGGCCATGATCTAAtctgattggtgtccttataagaataAGAAATTTGGACGTGAACCCATGGCCAAGATTGACTTGTCTATACCTCCACTCACTCCCCAACCCCACACTCTTGGATAATTTGGAAGCAAATTTCAGATTATACATGTTTGCTTCTGTAACTATTTTAGGAAGTATTTTTAGAATATATAGACTCAACAAAACCCACAATACCATTAGCACACCTGCAAACATGAAAAATTCCTTGTCACTAAATATCCAGTCAATGCACAAATTTCTCCAATAATCTTACTACGTTTTCACACTTTGTTGATTTAAATCTGAATCCAAATAAcattctgtgatggttaattttatgtgtcaacttgactgggttaagggatAGCCAGATAGTTAGTAAAACATTTCTGGGTGGGCCTGTGAGAGAATTTTCAGAAGAGACTAGCATTTGAAGCAGTAAACTGAGTAGAGAAGAACCACTCTCATCAATATGGAcaggcatcatccaatctgttAAGGGTCCcaatagaagaaaaggaaaagaagggcaAATTCTGAACCTCTTGAcactgggacatccatcttctcctgcctttggaAATCAGAGCAACAAGTTCTTGAGCCTTCCGACTCCAAGGCTACACTAATGCCCCCAGTTTCTctggccttcagactcagactgaattacaACATTGGCTTCTACAGCTTGCAGATGGGATGTTGTGGAACTTTTCActctccataatcatgtgagctgGCTCCCATGATAAATTGCCTcttatatacctatatatatcctcttggttctgtttctctttttttttttttttttttttttgagacggagtctcgctctgtcgcccagcccaggctggagtgcagtggcgcgatctcggctcactgcaagctccgcctcccgggttcacgccattctcctgcctcagcctcccgagtagctgggacctctaGAGAACGCTAATACACATCCATGAATTGCATCTGGTAAGCATATCTCTGAAGAGTTTTCAtgcatgtctttatttttcccttgcaATTCGTTTCTgcaaaaaactaaattatttgtTCTATAGTTTCCATGGTATGAATTTTGCTGATTGTACCTCATGCTGTAGTTTAGTACgttcctttgtcttttctttgtccCTTGTGTTTTCTGTAAATTGATGAATAGATCTAGAGGCTTGATCTGATTCAGTTTCAAAAGGTGAAATCACAGCTAATGGTGTATATTTCTACCAGGAGGCACGTAATGtttagttgtttcttttctgtattcTATTCAAAGCCATTGCTTTTTGCTTAGATTCATTAATTAAATCAGGTTCGCCACATCTTGTTATTGTAATTATCATTCCTTTCTCATTTATCTgctcagttactttttttttttaactgcttctTGTGGAGCAGGGCTACCTATAGGCAGTGTGCCCACAATAGCTGATGCTCAGttactgttttaaatgttttctttctttttaaagacagggtctaggtatgttgcacaggctggtctcaaacttctgggctcaagtgatctgcccacctcagcctcccaaaatgctgggattacaggcatgagccaccacgcctgggctcTTCAGTTACTTTTATAAAGACAAACTTTCATTATCACCCATTTGGTTGttcaaagtacattttttttttttttatgaaaagacagaaaaaatgtttgcttctttccctttatttactaattttcaGAATAATTATACATTCTCTAGTATTCTTCAAAggtgactgatatggtttggctgtgtccccacccaattccCATGTATTATGTGAGGgactagtgggaggtaattgaatcatgggggaaggtCTTTCCTG harbors:
- the LOC105499716 gene encoding myristoylated alanine-rich C-kinase substrate isoform X2; amino-acid sequence: MENGHVKVNGDASPAAAESGAKEELQANGSAPAADKEEPAAAGSGAASPSAAEKDEPAAAAPEAGASPVEKEAPAEGEAAEPGSPTAAEGEAASAASSTSSPKAEDGATPSPSNETPKKKKKRFSFKKSFKLSGFSFKKNKKEAGEGGEAEAPAAEGGKDEAAGGAAAAAAEAGAASGEQAAAPGEEAAAGEEGAAGGDPQEAKPEEAAVAPEKPPASDETKAAEEPSKVEEKKAEEAGASAAACEAPSAAGPGAPPEQEAAPAEEPAVAAASSACAAPSQEAQPECSPEAPPAEAAE
- the LOC105499716 gene encoding myristoylated alanine-rich C-kinase substrate isoform X1 is translated as MGAQFSKTAAKGEAAAERPGEAAVASSPSKANGQENGHVKVNGDASPAAAESGAKEELQANGSAPAADKEEPAAAGSGAASPSAAEKDEPAAAAPEAGASPVEKEAPAEGEAAEPGSPTAAEGEAASAASSTSSPKAEDGATPSPSNETPKKKKKRFSFKKSFKLSGFSFKKNKKEAGEGGEAEAPAAEGGKDEAAGGAAAAAAEAGAASGEQAAAPGEEAAAGEEGAAGGDPQEAKPEEAAVAPEKPPASDETKAAEEPSKVEEKKAEEAGASAAACEAPSAAGPGAPPEQEAAPAEEPAVAAASSACAAPSQEAQPECSPEAPPAEAAE